In Mesoplodon densirostris isolate mMesDen1 chromosome 15, mMesDen1 primary haplotype, whole genome shotgun sequence, the DNA window GGAGGACCAAGAGAGCCGCCACAGGAAGGGAGCACTGGCACCTGGGTTACTGCTCGAGCCAAGCACAAAGAGCACGGGAACTTGGCAGCAAGAAATCCAGAGCCCTTCAAGAAGGTGGTAAGGGTGGAGCCAGTGTGCTATGGTTGAGGCAGGATGAGGAAGTGGAGACCCTCAAGCCCCTGTTTtcctgaaggaggaaaggtttcctctTACAGGGCCGTTTCTGAGAATGAGATTTAACCTGAATCCCCAGCGGAGCCAGGCAGCAGGTCCCTCCCAGCACAAGAGGGGCTGCTTGGGCTAATCCTGGAATCCCAGGATGCAAACGTTTCTGTGTTTCTGCTAGGAAAGTGAAGGCCCCAGGCACTGGAAGGACTACAAGAAGGCACTCAGCTGGGGATTCTAGCTCTGCGGGTAGCGTCTATTCTGGGAGGTTCTGTCCCTCAGGAAGTGTGGCTGCTGGTTGGTGATGTAACAAGGGAAACCTGGTGTGAGGCAAGGAGCCTTGGAAAGCTCATGGGGGAGATTAAGGCTTCGGCTCAGCCCAAACGAGGCCAGCCCTGAAGCTGAGCCGCTCCTGCACCTTCTCCAATAGAGGTCAGAACCCTGCCAGACCACCGGACAGGTTGGGTCGGGGAGATCAAGGAGTCCCAATGCCTCCTCCCCCCGCAGCCTAGCTTCTCCACCCCTCCAACCCCCCGCACCCCCACCGAGGGCTCTCCAGCCTCCTTAGCCAGTTTCACTGCAGAAGAAGCAAGGCAGGTAGAGGCACAGTTGGGAGCTCCCTGGAGGGAGGCCTGGCAGACAacagggggagggctggggggaggtcGGCCTCAGGCCAGCCTGAGCTTACGCAGGTGACTTGGCTTTGGAGAACACAGCTGTTTGGGGGGGAAGACCTTAAGGAGCTGCCCTGTTCTGAGCTCTCAtccctggggcgggggtggggtccTCTTACAACTCACCCTCCTCCAGCAAGAGCCCACTTGGGGTTGCACCTGTGACCTTCGTTCCTGTCGTCCCACGTGGGGAGGGGGCAGACCTGGTGAGCAGGGCCACACCCAGCCACACCCAGCCACACGCCATGGGCCTATTCACTGAGCGTCTGGCTCAGGCAGTGCTGCCTGGTCCAGCTGTTCCTTCCAGCTCCCTGTCCCCACCTTGTCCCTAGATGCTTGGCCCTGCTCTGTGCTTTCCCAGGGGACTCAACCACAGCAGACAGCAGGGATGCCACGCACCCGGCCCTGGACCCTGGGTTCAGCCTGTGACCCGGTCCTTCTGGGCCAGGCATTTCCCCTTTGGCAGGACAGAGGAGAGACGTGACCTGCCCCAGAAACATCAGGTGCCATTCAGACCAAGATAAAGAGATTCAGCGCGTTTATTCAGGTGTGGAGTCAGCAGGTGGAGCCGGTAAGAGGCTCAGGGTTTCCACTCGATGACTTTGACGGCGATCTGGGCTGCCCGCTGCACAGCCACGCTGGTGTCCTCCTCGAGGGCCCGGAAGGTGGGAACGTGGGACTGCAGGAGCTTGCGGCCCTCGGGGGCCTCGGCCAGCATGGTGAGGACCTTGATGGCGTTGAGGCGCGCCTTACTCAAGGATGAGTGCAGTAGCTCCAGCAGCGGACGGATGGCCTCCGTGTCCAGGGCCGCGTACTTCCCTGCAGGGCACCAACACCAGGCGTTCCTGGGGGggtccctgcccacctccctcgCACCCCAGCCCTCCCAACGCAGGCTCCACACCCTCCCTGCCCCTAGCCTGGGCCCCGCAAGCTCCCCAGCCGGCTTCTCCCCAACCACCAGGTACCTGTCCCGCAACCCAGTCCTCTCAAGGCAGCATGAGGggtcttttgaaaattaaaatccaATCGAATGAGAAGGGGAGACGCCCCTCCTTAATCCTTACTTGCTGCCCACCCCCTCACCCGCTGAAATGCCATGCtgccgccccctgcccccagccctcctaCACCGAGCACTCTGCTCTTTGCTGCCAGACCGTCCGGCCCCTTTTGCCCTGCTAGCTCCCCTCGCAGAGGATGCTCTGCCCCCGTACTGTGCCCACCGTCTCCCCCAGGTCACTCTTCACTCTGCCACCCCTGCCAACCTCAGACAGCAGAGGCTGAGACGTCTGGGTCCCCATTGCCCAGCACGGAGCCTGGCCTGTGGCAGGGGCTCAGGGCTCCTCAGCGGGAGTGCTAGCTCAGTGAAGTGACCTCACCTCCCCCAAATTCCCATGTTGTCCGGGCCCCATGAGAGCCCCCAGCCCTCCAAGCACTCCTACAGGAAGCCCAGGTAAGACACTGACTGCACTGAGGACGCCCGCGAGATCCACGCTCATGGGGAGCCCCACACTGGGGGTCAGCACCCTGACTGCACGATCAGTCAGAAGGGGGCTGTGGACTCTGGGAAGGCCCCAACCTCTCCCCATGGTGTGTCTCAGGTTTCACCATCAGGACGAACTGGGGAGTGGCAAGGAGTCCCAGCTCTGGGGGGATCTGCAGACTGCTGATTGAGAATCAGAGGCCCAGGTAGTTCTCCGTGGATCAGCAAGGAAGCTCAGGGCATGGGGCTGGCCCAGGCAAGGGAAGGTCAGACAGCTTTCAGAGGTCCTGCGGGGACCCTAGCCTCCAGGTGGGGAAACCAGCCCAGGCCCTTCCTACGGCCCAGGTCGGGTGACTGAGCATGGAAGCCTGGCTGCTGGGAGTCCGCATGGGGGAGGTAGCCTTACGCTCCTATGCGACCCCTCCACACTGAGAAAAGTAACATTGatcaagaaacacagcagaagcaaGGGCTCCAGTGTTTGCTTAGACCTCAGCATAACGGACTCATGGGTGGCAAACGAATCAATCCCAGAATTTCGGCTCACAAGAGGCCTGGGTCAGATGCAGGAATTCCAAAACCAGGGAACAGAGGGAATAACAGGGAGGGGCCCCAGGTGGTGGGCCCTCTGTGGCCTGGAAGGAGAGGGTGGAGCCTGGGACCAGGAGGGGCAGTACTCAGCTTGCTAGGGGGCTGCGGTGACCCCCCACCCCATAAGCACCGACGCCCAGCCAGCAGGCAGCCTCACCTTTGGTGGTCACTGTGACGTACATGAGGACCCCAGCTGCACTGGCCTGCACCTCCTCTTCCTTGTCCTTCAGCAGGTGCACCAGGATGGGGATGACGTCGTGCTGCCACACCTGGTTCTTGCCCTCCAGGGAGATGCTGGGCCAGAGAGGGGCAGCTGGGTGGCTGCACTTGGAGGAAGAGGGGGACAGGGCCCAGGACCACCCCAGGGGGACACCAGGGGAAAGGACTTGTGTTGAGACCATCCCTGGTGGCCAGGCCAGGGTGCAGAGGGGCACTGGTGTGAGGTGTGGGTCCCACCCCGACACTCAAGACAACCTGGGAGCACGGCCTGGGGCCACAGAAGGCCAGACCCAGAAGCCAGGGGTGGTGAAATGAAGGGAGGTGGCCACAGCTAAAGCAGCTCTGAGGCTCTGTGATCATCAGGCTCCAGGCCGGGATTTAGACTGTGATCACAGTGACACTGGGTCACTAGTGACTAGACGCCCACAGCTCCACGTCCTGACCTGTGAAGGGAGCCACCACCTTCCTCGGAGGAGGTCTAAGTGTGCAGATGGAACCTCCTGTGCTTGCCTTCCTCATGGGAGGGGGACAGCCCTCTCGTTTTTGCCAGGAGTGGGGGCTTCCTGGGACACAGGACTGTCAGGACTAAACCCAGGCCTGGGCAGGCAGGTGCCCCAGTGGAGCGCTCCCCTTCCCCCAGGGCACAAGCAGGTGAGGGGAAGCAGGGGCCTGGGGCACCACTCCTGCCCTCCCCGCTCCGTCCCTTGTCCCCAACCAGTCCTCACCTGACTGCGATTAGTGCTTGGGCTGCTTTGCTGCGGATGTTGCTGTTGGCACTCAGGAGCTTCTCCTTCAGGAAGGGCACCACCCAGCTGGCCAGTGCGTCAGTGGCGTCCTCCATCAGGCAGGCAGCCAGCGTGTCCAGGAGAAGCTCCTGGATCCCTTCCTCCTCACTCTGCAGCTTCCACACCAGCGAGGGGATCAGGCTGCTGTTGACAATGCCCTTGGCCCCTGCAGGACAGGAACGGGCGCTGAGGGTGGGCCAGTGGGCCACCCCCCACCTGTCACCTGTGCTGGGAGCCAGAGGGCTGGCAGGGGGGTGGTATTTGACAAGATAAATTGCAAATCCCCCCCTCCCGCTGCCAGGCAGGGGGCCCAAGCAGCCAGCATGTGACCGTGGGTGACAAGCTGGGGTGAGAACCACGAGGACCCCAAAGGTCCAGCCTTTGGTCACTTGTTACTGGGGGCACCAGCCTGAAACAGCGGCCTGAGAAGCAGCAGCCACCTCTGCAGGGCCCAGGCACACAGGGAGCCTCCCTCCCCCGCCAGCCATGGTGCAGCAGAGAGAAGGATGAGGGACCCATCAATCCCCTCCTTCCCATCTGCAACATCTCTGTGATGCTGGAGCCGCAGATCAGCCTGGCCAGCCGTGGGGACAGGAAGAAAGCTTGCAGTGGGGTCTGAAGTAGAAGATTTAGAGTCAACAGGCCGGCATCTTATGTAAAAAGAGCTGTGCCCCCAACCACAGTTGGTGGGCAATCCACAGAGTCTGGCCAAGGGGTCTAAAGGCACCTGGTGGCGCTCAGGGAGGGGGCTCCACATGGCACAGCTGGGAGAAAATGCAGCGAGCCACCCCCCTTCCACTGTCAACGGTTCTGCCTCACTCCTTCCAGCCTCTACTCCCACCTGGGGAGTCAGTACATGCCTGGCTGCCCAGAGGAGACCCCAGAGATGGCCCAGGCGGCAGCCCAAGGGTGCTCACCAGTGCCCAGAACTGCTGGTAGAGCGGCCACCACAGGAAGAGAGTGGGCACCGGGGAGGGCGGCCCTTCCCTGCCGCTCTAGGTGTCACTACTGCCTGACAGCCCACCCTCTCCCCGGCCTCCCCAGCAGCCCAGGCTGCCCACCGTGAAGCCGTCCACAGCCCCCATGGAGGTGCCACCAGTGGACACCTCTGTCTTCTGCCTCCCCAGCTCAACTGTCTAATTTACTCTAGAGAGACAAGTAAACAGGTTCATTAGCCTAAAGGTCTCTGAGTGCCAATTAGCACCAGGGACTTCCTCTTTGAAGACACCACCCAGCCTTCCACCCTCACTCCCCAAGGACATCAAATGGCAGGTGCCTGGGGTTAGGGGGTGGAGAGGCAGGGTAGCATGTCCAGAGGCTCCAGTGCCCCCGGCCAGCTTCTCACTGGGGTGTCGGGTGGAGCCACCAGCTCTGTCCATTTGCTCTCAGGGTGCTCACAACACAGGAAAAGCAGTTTCCTGCTGCTTCAAGAGTACTGGGCTTTTTAAGATTTAATATacacaggttttttaaaaaaggctaggTTGGACTCCTAAATGCATCCAGCTATGTGatcttagacaagttacttaccctctctgaaccTGGTTTCCTCATTATTAATACAAGCCCACCTGGTAGGGGGTTGTGCAATATCAGTGGAGTAGGGGGTGGGAAAGTGCTCTGTGTAAGGGACTGTCACCATGTGCCCAGACATCCAGGCCTGGCACAGCGAGAGTCTCCCACATGCCACCAACAATGAGTTCCAGCTGCAGGCAAGCCTGTGGTTGGGGGTGAGGGCTGAGGAGCAGGATACAGAGATAAAAGCTGCACATGTAGGTGAGGAATTCCAGGTCCTAGGGGCTCTGGATGTGCCCTGAAGGAACACCTGTCAGTGGTCCCGAAGCCACCTCTCCTGGGGGCCTGAGGTCTCTCTCCCCTTCAGCCCTGCCCTCCGGCCGGGCCACCACCAGACAGCACATCTGGGCCTCCTGCTCCGGCTCCAGTTCCGGCTCAGGCACCTGCCCCCAGGCTACCTGCCTGCCCCGGCCACAGTCTCGCTCTGCCACGACCTGGACGGCCACTCTCCAGCTCACAGGGCAGAGGTGACAATATGACCTTCCAAGAAGGACTGTGCTGACCGATGGAGGGATAATGTTCCTGACAGAGGGCCATCTGAGCAAAGGCAGGGGGTGAGGGATTTGTGCATTGTCAATCAGGGCTCGATGGTGGCCTCACTTGTACCCGGGTCTGGGCTTCCCGGGAAAGCCCAGGGAAATGTGCTGCTGTGGGAGCAACAGGATGGgcacaggctggggggagggcagaggaaggGAGTCAAGGCCGGAAGTTGGAGGTGATCACCTCCACTGCTCCCCCGATTGGTGAGAAAACCAAAGCCCAGAGGGGCAACTCtagtgcccaaggtcacacagtagatGGGGAGAGGCCAGGCCTTCAGCCGCCCGGGTTTTTCTTTCCAAGGCATTCGTCCTGGGCCTCTGCTCCTAGAAATGCTGAGCACCGGGACCCAGTTCATTCTGAGACAGAGGGAGGTTAAAAATAAAACGCGTGCCGGGTGTGCCTCTGCTCGTTCACTTTGCTTCTTTTCAGCTAAAAGGAGAGTCGCAGGCCTGGCTATTTATAATTAACCCAGATCTGCAAAGCCTTGTTCTAGTTGGGCTGGGGTGGTGCACAGAcccccaaaaagaaacaaatcagaGAAACCCACCAGGCCCCCAACAGCCTGAGACCCGGCTGGCAGGGTTGGGGTGAGCAGGACAGGTGGGGCATGGAGAAGAGCCGGCCAGGAGGGGGCACCCTCGGGCAGCGGGGAGACCAGTGGGAGAGTCTCCGGGGACCAGTCATTACTGCCTGGGTTGACACATGTAGATGAAGAATTCCAGGTCCTAggggctctggatgtgcaggaaGGGAGGCCTGGGGGAGCCGGGCCTTGTGGGGCAGAGCGGCAACAGTAGGAGGATCGAGTGTGCTCGGGGAGGGCCCAGACT includes these proteins:
- the RSPH14 gene encoding radial spoke head 14 homolog, whose product is MAHAQISKYLPPDINPTQAAIAYGCRALPKLNEELQSEDLLTRQKALMALYDLMHDPEHVYTAIRTGCLESLKALLKDTNDLVRIRTTEVLCIIATHNVGRDGFLEHDVIHALSFLLSDPQSACRENLHLAFKHLAQLPAGAKGIVNSSLIPSLVWKLQSEEEGIQELLLDTLAACLMEDATDALASWVVPFLKEKLLSANSNIRSKAAQALIAVSISLEGKNQVWQHDVIPILVHLLKDKEEEVQASAAGVLMYVTVTTKGKYAALDTEAIRPLLELLHSSLSKARLNAIKVLTMLAEAPEGRKLLQSHVPTFRALEEDTSVAVQRAAQIAVKVIEWKP